The Spartobacteria bacterium sequence TTCTTTAAGCTCTAAATTTGGAGTTCGAATTGTTAAGCCGTCACAACTATTAGGAGAGCTGAAATGAGTGCATTGAATTTACGTTTACCAGAATCTATCCATCGCCATATACGAGAAATTGCAAGAGAAGATGGTGTTTCTATAAATACATTCATCACATCGGCTGTTGCAGAAAAAATA is a genomic window containing:
- a CDS encoding toxin-antitoxin system HicB family antitoxin — its product is MSALNLRLPESIHRHIREIAREDGVSINTFITSAVAEKISAITTSDYISERASKAKNGVLKSVLDRVPNRDPLHGDEI